TGAAGCCATTTCAACGCCCAGCACAGGGTCGGCTTTGGCAAGCCTAGAGAAGCTGAATTGGGGCGCTTTTATCCCAATATAATCAAGGTCGAAAATCGACTTGTTGGGTTTTTCTACTGCCATCCCCAGCATGACTTGCGTGGCTAGTTCAATGAAATTAACCTTCAGTACTTTCGACACAAAAGGGAAGCTTCGGGAGGCTCTGAGATTGCATTCAATCACTTTAATCTCATTGTCTTTTGCCAGGAACTGCATGTTGAAGGGTCCGGAAATGCAAAGTTCAGCCGCAATGGCCTTGCTGATTTTCTTAATACGGCGAATGGTTTCGAAATAAAGTTTCTGAGGTGGAAAAACCATTGTAGCGTCGCCCGAGTGCACCCCGGCAAACTCGATGTGCTCGCTAAAAGCATAGGCAATGATCTCTCCCTTATCAGCCACGGCGTCGATTTCAATTTCCTTGGCGCCTTCAATGAACTCAGTCACCACTACGGGGTGCTGCTTTGAAACCCTGGTGGCCAAAGAGAGGAACTGTTCCATTTCGGTTTTGTTGGAAACCACGTTCATGGCAGCACCCGAGAGGACGTAGGATGGCCTGATGAGCAATGGGAATCCCACTTTGTCTGCAAAATGGTGAATGTCTTCAATGCTTGTGAGCTCGTTCCAGCGTGGCTGGTCAATATCAAGCCGGTCCAGCATGGCCGAGAATTTGTTCCTGTCTTCGGCCCTGTCAATGGAAAGGGGAGAGGTGCCAAGGATTGGGACGTTCTGCCTGAAAAGCCGTATGGCCAGGTTGTTTGGTATCTGCCCACCGGTTGAGACAATCACCCCTTTGGGTAATTCCAGGTCAAAGATATCCAGAACCCTTTCCAGTGAAAGCTCCTCGAAATAGAGGCGGTCGCACACATCGAAGTCGGTGCTGACTGTTTCGGGGTTGTAGTTGATCATAATGGATCGCAGCCCTGCTTTGGAGATGGTTTGGAGGGCGTTGACCCCGCACCAGTCGAATTCCACGCTGCTGCCGATGCGGTAGGCTCCCGATCCAAGAACCACCACGGATTTCTGGTCGTGATTGAATTCCACATCGTGCTCTGCACCCGAATAGGTCAGATAGAGATAATTTGTTTGGGCTGGGTATTCAGCTGCCAAGGTGTCGATCTGTTTTACTGAAGGCAGGATTCCCTTTTTTTTGCGCATGTTGCGAAGCAAATTCATATTGGCTTCAATTTCCTCGGGGGGACTATTGCGTGTCATTCGCACGACCTGGAAATCGGAAAACCCTCTGACCTTGGCTTCCCAAAGCAATTCGTCAGGAATTTCCTCAAGCGATTTGAAATGTTGCAACTGTTCCATAATACGCTGAATGTTCTTCAGGCGGATCAGAAACCATTTATCAATTTTGGTCAGTTCATGAATGCGGTCTATGGTGTAGCCTTTCTCCAGCGCTGCGCTTATGGCATAGATCCGCATATCGGTAGGTTTCTGCAATTCTTCGTCCACATTTTCGAAATGGATATCGGAATTACCCACAAAGCCATGCATGCCCTGCCCGATCATACGCAATCCTTTCTGGATGGCTTCTTCAAAGTTTCGGCCGATGGACATCACCTCCCCAACGCTTTTCATACTGCTCCCGATCTGCTTTGATACGCCCGAAAATTTACCCAGGTCCCAGCGCGGGATCTTGCAAACGATATAGTCGAGTGCCGGTTCGAAAAAAGCAGGGGTGGTCTTTGTAACCGAGTTTTTCAGCATATGTAGTCCATAGCCCAGGGCAAGCTTAGCGGCCACAAATGCTAAGGGGTAGCCTGTTGCCTTTGATGCCAGGGCGCTGGAGCGCGAAAGGCGGGCATTGACTTCGATTACCCGGTAATCTTCCGATTCGGGATGAAGGGCATACTGCACGTTGCATTCGCCCACCACGCCAATGTGTTGAATAATGTCGATGGAAAGCTGTCTGAGCTTATGGTATTCGCTGTTTGAAAGCGTTTGCGAAGGCGCCACAACAATGCTCTCGCCTGTGTGAATGCCCAGGGGGTCGAAATTCTCCATGTTACACACGGTGATGCAGTTGTTGTAGCGGTCGCGCACCACTTCGTATTCGATCTCCTTCCAGCCTTTGAGCGATTCTTCTATGAGCACCTGAGAGGAATAGGCGAAGGCGCTGACGCATAATTTTTCAAGCTCTTCCTGGTTTGAAGCAAAACCACTGCCCAGCCCGCCCAGGGCGTAGGCAGCCCTGACAATCAGGGGAAATCCAATCTCTTCTGCTGCCGCAAAGGCTTCATCGGTGCTTTCAACTGCCTTGCTACGTGCGGTCTTTACACCTATCTCATCAAGTTTTTTTACAAACAGGTCACGATCCTCGGTGTTTTTGATGGCCTGCACCGGCGTGCCCAACACCATTACTTCATATTTTTGAAAAACTCCGCTGTCCTCCAATTGGATGCCGCAGTTGAGGGCGGTTTGTCCCCCGAATGCTAGCAGGATACCCTGGGGCCTTTCCTTTTCGATCACTTGTTCCACAAAATGCGGGGTAACGGGCAGGAAATAAATCTTGTCCGCAATGCCCTCAGAAGTCTGCACTGTGGCAATATTGGGGTTGATCAATACCGTTTCCATGCCTTCCTCCCGCAAGGCTTTGAGCGCCTGCGATCCGGAGTAGTCGAATTCGCCAGCCTCGCCAATCTTAAGGGCCCCTGAACCCAGAACAATTACTTTTTTTAAGGTTGCCAAAGGGTTTTTTGTTTCCGTCATATTAGCGTTGATTTTCAATCATTTCAATGAATTGGCTGAACAGAAAGGCGGTATCGGTTGGCCCTCCGGAAGCTTCCGGGTGGAACTGCGTGGCGAAAATGGGTTTTTCGCGGTGGCGGATGCCTTCGCAGGTGTTGTCATTCAGGTTGGAAAAATAGACTTCCCAATCGCCTTTTAGTTTACTTTGATCAACAGCAAATCCATGGTTTTGCGAAGTGATAAAACACCGGTTGGTCCCCGTTTGAATTACGGGTTGATTGTGACTCCGGTGACCGTATTTCAGTTTAAAGGTAGTAGCTCCGCTCGCAATGCCTAGCAACTGGCTGCCCAGGCAAATACCGAAAATGGGGATGTGACCTTCAATGGCTTTTGAGAGGTGAGCAATGGTTTTGAAACACATGGCCGGGTCGCCGGGACCATTTGTAATAAAAAGGCCGTCGTAATTTTCCTGGAGGAAATCATAATCGTAAGGAACCTGCATAACGGTGGTGTCATAATCCAAAAGGCTTCTAATAATGTTGAACTTAACACCGCAGTCGACCAGCATGATCTTGTGTCGGCCGTTGCCAAAAACTTTTTTCCCGGGCGTGCTGACCATGGCCACCAAGTTATCGGCATTGGGATCGTACCAGTTTACCATTTCATCTTCAAAAACGATTTTTCCCAGCATACAGCCTGACTCGCGAATAACCTTTGTCAGGGCTCGGGTATCAATGCCGCAGATTCCTGGAACCTTATGCGCTTTAAGCCATTCTCCGAGGCTTTGATTTGCATCCCAGTGGCTGTATTCTGAAGAGTAATCAGAAATGACAAGGCCGGAAACCTGTATGCGGTCTGACTCAAAACCCTTAAGAATTCCGTTTTGCATTTCCGTTTTTGGTACTCCATAATTCCCGATCAGGGGGAAAGTTGATACTAGTATTTGTCCTTTGTAGGACGGATCCGTCAGGCTTTCGGGGTAACCGGTCATTGCCGTATTGAAAACCACTTCTCCTGCCACAGAACCTTCGTAACCAAAAGATTCGCCCTTAAATTCCCTTCCGTTTTCAAGGATCAGGTGTGCTTTATTTTTTGTCGGGTTGTTATTCATTACACTGGATTTGCTTAATGGCTTCAACTTTTTTCGTGTTTACCCCTTGCGGAAATATTTCTCATTTAAACCGGGAAAGATAATCCTGAGGGCATTTTTCATCTCGCTGTGTGAGATGTCCTGCCCGGGGATGAGCAAGATAGTATCATCGCCGGCAATTGTTCCTATGATCTCGAAACGGTTTTGGCTGTCGATGTGCACGGCAATGCTGCTGGCGTAACCGGGTAAGGTTTTTATCAACCCAAACATATTGGCAAATAGTACAGCCTTGATTCCCGAAAGGAGGAATTGGCTGTTAACAGGATCCGGCACAGGTTTTAAGGTTTTTGACTCATTGATAAAAAAAACGGAACCTTTGATGGGATCCGATTTTTTTCCGGCTTGTAAACGCTTGAGATCTCTTGAAATGGTTGCCTGGGTGATGTTAAAACCCTTATCATGAAGCCTTTGAAGTAATTCTTCCTGGCTGCTGATCTTTTCTTGGGAAAGAATCTTTTTTACGGCCTGAAGCCGTAAGGATATCTTATTCATTTTGAATAATTATGCAATGGTTCTGCAAAACTATTCAAAAATATTTCTCTATCCGCGCCTGTTGGCCAGAAGTTTTTAAGTTAGTTATCAACAGACTTTGACTTAGAACGGAATGTATTTTTTATCATCGGGTAATCGATGTAATACAATATTTTCAGCGATAAGCTGTTGATCTGCGGTTCATTAAGGGTGCGTTCAAGGTTTTCGAGAAAGGTGTGGGATATCTCGCTGCCTGAAGTATCAATGATGTTTTTCCACACCAGTGAGAGTTGGCTTCCGGGGGCAAAGTTCCAGGTAAGTTTGGTGTCGATGGTGAAGGCATTGTAGTTGATGTCTTCAACAAGCAGGTCCTCCGCCCATGGTTCCAGCCGGCCGTTGGGCTTCAGGAAAAAATAGTCGCCGTCGTAAAAGACCCTTGACCAGTAGTGGCGCAGGTCGAAATCCAGCGAAAGGCGATTGTTGAAAATATAGGTTACATGTAGGGTGTTAATGGTGGTAGGAGTTTGCCTTAAACCGAAGAAGACAGAGTCGGGTGACCAATGGTCTACATAGCCAATATCATTTTTTTCTTCGCTGAAGCTCAGGCCATAAGATAAGTTCAGGCGGTTGCTGGCCCGGAAGGTAGGCCTGATGTAAATGGAGAAATCCTGTTGTTCATAAATCGAATTGATTTTCGAAAACTCAATGTCGCCATCAAGATATATCCTTTTTCTGTAGTCGGTTGACAGCCTCAGGTCGAAACGATACGAGTCATCTGTTTCATAGAAGCGTCCGGTTACGCGTGGTTCAAAGTAATCGCGGGCGCCTTTGGGATCATAGCTGGCATCGAAATTAATAAAGAACCGGGAGTCAAACAAGACCCTGAGTTCATAATCCAGATCCATCCCGGTAAAAGTGTTGGGGTTAAACAATCGTGCATA
This genomic stretch from Bacteroides sp. harbors:
- the carB gene encoding carbamoyl-phosphate synthase (glutamine-hydrolyzing) large subunit — its product is MTETKNPLATLKKVIVLGSGALKIGEAGEFDYSGSQALKALREEGMETVLINPNIATVQTSEGIADKIYFLPVTPHFVEQVIEKERPQGILLAFGGQTALNCGIQLEDSGVFQKYEVMVLGTPVQAIKNTEDRDLFVKKLDEIGVKTARSKAVESTDEAFAAAEEIGFPLIVRAAYALGGLGSGFASNQEELEKLCVSAFAYSSQVLIEESLKGWKEIEYEVVRDRYNNCITVCNMENFDPLGIHTGESIVVAPSQTLSNSEYHKLRQLSIDIIQHIGVVGECNVQYALHPESEDYRVIEVNARLSRSSALASKATGYPLAFVAAKLALGYGLHMLKNSVTKTTPAFFEPALDYIVCKIPRWDLGKFSGVSKQIGSSMKSVGEVMSIGRNFEEAIQKGLRMIGQGMHGFVGNSDIHFENVDEELQKPTDMRIYAISAALEKGYTIDRIHELTKIDKWFLIRLKNIQRIMEQLQHFKSLEEIPDELLWEAKVRGFSDFQVVRMTRNSPPEEIEANMNLLRNMRKKKGILPSVKQIDTLAAEYPAQTNYLYLTYSGAEHDVEFNHDQKSVVVLGSGAYRIGSSVEFDWCGVNALQTISKAGLRSIMINYNPETVSTDFDVCDRLYFEELSLERVLDIFDLELPKGVIVSTGGQIPNNLAIRLFRQNVPILGTSPLSIDRAEDRNKFSAMLDRLDIDQPRWNELTSIEDIHHFADKVGFPLLIRPSYVLSGAAMNVVSNKTEMEQFLSLATRVSKQHPVVVTEFIEGAKEIEIDAVADKGEIIAYAFSEHIEFAGVHSGDATMVFPPQKLYFETIRRIKKISKAIAAELCISGPFNMQFLAKDNEIKVIECNLRASRSFPFVSKVLKVNFIELATQVMLGMAVEKPNKSIFDLDYIGIKAPQFSFSRLAKADPVLGVEMASTGEVGCLGDTYYEAILKAMLSVGYSIPKKNILLSTGPMRSKVELLNSCKMLVEKGYNLFATRGTASFLQLNGIPAESLHWPDEEAKPNVLDFLRSKTIDLVINIPKDNSQSELFNDYEIRRNAIDFNIPLITNARLASAFIYAFCKYQPGEIKIKSWDEYN
- the carA gene encoding glutamine-hydrolyzing carbamoyl-phosphate synthase small subunit; this encodes MNNNPTKNKAHLILENGREFKGESFGYEGSVAGEVVFNTAMTGYPESLTDPSYKGQILVSTFPLIGNYGVPKTEMQNGILKGFESDRIQVSGLVISDYSSEYSHWDANQSLGEWLKAHKVPGICGIDTRALTKVIRESGCMLGKIVFEDEMVNWYDPNADNLVAMVSTPGKKVFGNGRHKIMLVDCGVKFNIIRSLLDYDTTVMQVPYDYDFLQENYDGLFITNGPGDPAMCFKTIAHLSKAIEGHIPIFGICLGSQLLGIASGATTFKLKYGHRSHNQPVIQTGTNRCFITSQNHGFAVDQSKLKGDWEVYFSNLNDNTCEGIRHREKPIFATQFHPEASGGPTDTAFLFSQFIEMIENQR